The following proteins come from a genomic window of Deinococcus sp. YIM 134068:
- a CDS encoding transporter substrate-binding domain-containing protein — protein sequence MTRSRMLPRTTLLAALALSAASVAQADLADIKQRGELRVVMSGEYPPFSQPAPDGSLTGFDVDVAREIGRRLGVRVSVIKAEFPSIIAGLQAGQFDMAVASQSKTPERERAVDFLSRPYYYDGFQLFVPATSAATNLNTLQGAPVAVPQGTVFEKFLRDRKYPNVVTYSGEPEIFLALGTGRAGGMITTRTVGNVAIKNGQKLKAAGPVLQQDNPYITLGKNQPQLKAAVERALNAMRVDGTLRTISLKYLGADVTTPGR from the coding sequence ATGACCCGATCCCGAATGCTGCCCCGCACCACCCTCCTCGCCGCCCTCGCCCTGTCCGCCGCGTCGGTGGCGCAGGCCGACCTCGCCGACATCAAGCAGCGCGGCGAACTGCGCGTCGTGATGAGCGGCGAGTACCCGCCCTTCTCGCAGCCCGCCCCCGACGGCTCGCTGACCGGCTTCGACGTGGACGTGGCCCGCGAGATCGGACGCCGCCTGGGCGTGCGCGTCAGCGTCATCAAGGCGGAGTTCCCCTCGATCATCGCCGGGCTGCAGGCCGGGCAGTTCGATATGGCGGTCGCCTCGCAGAGCAAGACCCCCGAGCGCGAGCGGGCCGTGGACTTCCTGAGCCGCCCCTACTACTACGACGGCTTCCAGCTCTTCGTGCCCGCGACCTCGGCGGCGACCAACCTGAACACCTTGCAGGGCGCGCCCGTGGCCGTTCCCCAGGGCACGGTGTTCGAGAAGTTCCTGCGCGACCGCAAGTATCCCAACGTCGTCACCTACAGCGGCGAGCCGGAGATTTTCCTCGCGCTCGGCACGGGCCGCGCCGGGGGCATGATCACCACGCGGACGGTGGGCAACGTCGCCATCAAGAACGGGCAGAAGCTCAAGGCGGCGGGTCCGGTCCTCCAGCAGGACAACCCCTACATCACCCTGGGCAAGAACCAGCCCCAGCTCAAGGCCGCCGTGGAGCGTGCCCTGAACGCGATGCGGGTGGACGGCACCCTGCGGACCATCAGCCTGAAGTACCTGGGGGCCGACGTGACCACGCCGGGCCGCTGA
- a CDS encoding amino acid ABC transporter permease: MFDVFTPDVLRALWRGTQITLALTLLASVFGLALGFLGALGRMSRLWPLRALAGVYIETFRGTPLLVQLFFLFFALPPLIPQLRFPAFQTAVIGLSLFAGAYAAEIIRGSLNAVDRGQTEAARALGLKPLQVLRLVLVPQAARIAVPALGNQFIGLLKDSSLASVVTVSELLLTTRGLVSITFQPFPLYLAVGIIYFLLSNVAARLFSRLELRLNRPYHLAARR; encoded by the coding sequence GTGTTCGATGTCTTCACCCCCGATGTCCTGCGTGCCCTGTGGCGCGGCACCCAGATCACCCTCGCGCTGACCCTGCTCGCCAGCGTGTTCGGCCTCGCGCTGGGCTTTCTCGGGGCGCTGGGCCGCATGTCGCGGCTGTGGCCGCTGCGGGCGCTCGCGGGCGTCTATATCGAGACCTTTCGCGGCACGCCCCTGCTCGTGCAGCTCTTCTTCCTCTTCTTCGCCCTGCCGCCGCTTATCCCGCAACTGCGCTTTCCCGCCTTCCAGACGGCAGTGATCGGCCTGAGTCTTTTTGCCGGGGCCTACGCCGCCGAGATCATCCGGGGGAGCCTGAACGCCGTGGACCGGGGCCAGACGGAGGCCGCCCGCGCCCTGGGCCTCAAGCCCCTTCAGGTATTGCGGCTCGTTCTCGTTCCGCAGGCCGCGCGCATCGCCGTGCCCGCGCTCGGCAACCAGTTCATCGGCCTCCTCAAGGATTCCAGCCTGGCGAGCGTGGTCACGGTCAGTGAACTTCTGCTCACCACACGCGGTCTGGTCTCCATCACCTTCCAGCCCTTTCCCCTCTACCTCGCGGTCGGCATCATCTACTTCCTCCTGTCGAACGTGGCCGCCCGCCTCTTCTCCCGGCTGGAACTGCGCCTCAACCGCCCCTACCACCTCGCCGCCCGGCGCTGA
- the ureC gene encoding urease subunit alpha gives MVRVSRRQYADLYGPTVGDRVRLGDTNLLIEIERDHTTYGEEVKFGGGKVIRDGLGQSSTATRGDEGVPDLVITNAVILDHWGVVKADVGVKNGRITAIGKAGNPGTQDGVTPGLTIGASTEIVAGEGHILTAGGVDTHIHFIAPQQCWTALESGVTTMIGGGTGPTAGTSATTCTPGAWHIHRMLEALDGLPLNFGLLGKGNASTRPPLAEQIRAGALGLKLHEDWGTTPSAIDAALGVADEYDVQVAIHTDTLNESGFVEDSIAAFAGRTIHTFHTEGAGGGHAPDIIRVAGLPNVLPSSTNPTMPFTVNTLHEHLDMLMVCHHLSPRIPEDVAFAESRIRPETIAAEDVLHDLGVFSMMSSDSQAMGRVGEVITRTWQTAHKMKAQRGALNIPSLGEDGRADNLRARRFVAKYTLNPAVAHGIAHEVGSVEPGKLADLVLWRPAFFGAKPAMVLKGGLVVAAQMGDANASIPTPQPVYPRPMFAAHGRALASTCLHFVSAVSLEEGNLPTVGRRYAAVRNTRSIGKADMVLNAETPEIDVNPETYEVRVNGEIMTCEPLDELPLAQRYFLF, from the coding sequence ATGGTGAGGGTCTCGCGCCGTCAGTACGCCGACCTGTACGGCCCCACGGTGGGCGACCGGGTGCGGCTGGGCGATACCAACCTCCTGATTGAGATCGAGAGGGACCACACGACCTACGGCGAGGAGGTGAAGTTCGGCGGCGGCAAGGTCATCCGCGACGGGCTGGGGCAGAGCAGCACGGCCACGCGGGGGGACGAGGGCGTGCCCGACCTCGTGATCACGAACGCAGTCATCCTCGACCACTGGGGCGTCGTGAAGGCCGACGTGGGCGTGAAGAACGGGCGAATCACCGCCATCGGCAAGGCGGGCAATCCGGGCACGCAGGACGGGGTGACGCCGGGCCTCACCATCGGGGCGAGCACCGAGATCGTGGCGGGCGAGGGGCACATCCTCACGGCGGGCGGGGTGGACACGCACATCCACTTCATCGCACCGCAGCAATGTTGGACGGCGCTGGAGTCGGGCGTCACCACCATGATCGGCGGGGGCACCGGGCCGACGGCGGGCACTTCCGCCACGACCTGCACGCCGGGCGCGTGGCACATCCACCGGATGCTGGAGGCGCTGGACGGGCTGCCGCTCAACTTCGGCCTGCTGGGCAAGGGGAACGCGAGCACGAGGCCGCCGCTGGCCGAGCAGATTCGCGCGGGGGCGCTGGGCCTCAAGCTCCACGAGGACTGGGGCACGACGCCGAGTGCGATTGACGCGGCGCTGGGCGTGGCGGACGAGTACGACGTGCAGGTCGCCATCCACACGGACACGCTGAACGAATCGGGCTTCGTGGAAGATTCCATCGCGGCCTTCGCGGGGCGGACGATTCACACCTTCCACACCGAGGGGGCGGGGGGCGGGCACGCGCCGGACATCATCCGGGTGGCGGGGCTGCCGAACGTGCTGCCGTCATCCACCAACCCCACCATGCCCTTCACGGTGAACACTCTCCACGAACACCTCGACATGCTGATGGTGTGCCACCACCTCTCGCCGCGCATTCCCGAGGACGTGGCCTTCGCCGAAAGCCGCATCCGCCCCGAGACCATCGCCGCCGAGGACGTGCTGCACGACCTGGGCGTCTTCTCCATGATGAGCAGCGATTCGCAGGCGATGGGCCGGGTGGGCGAGGTCATCACGCGCACGTGGCAGACGGCCCACAAGATGAAGGCGCAACGGGGGGCTTTGAACATCCCCAGTCTGGGCGAGGACGGGCGGGCCGACAATCTGCGCGCCCGGCGCTTCGTCGCCAAGTACACGCTCAACCCGGCGGTCGCGCACGGCATCGCCCACGAGGTCGGCAGCGTGGAGCCTGGCAAGCTCGCAGACCTCGTGCTGTGGCGGCCCGCCTTCTTCGGGGCAAAACCGGCGATGGTCCTCAAGGGCGGCCTCGTCGTCGCCGCGCAGATGGGGGACGCGAACGCGAGCATCCCCACGCCCCAGCCCGTCTACCCGCGCCCGATGTTCGCCGCGCATGGGCGGGCGCTCGCCTCCACCTGCCTGCATTTCGTGTCGGCGGTCAGCTTGGAGGAGGGCAACCTCCCGACCGTCGGACGCCGCTACGCCGCCGTGCGGAATACACGGAGCATCGGCAAGGCGGACATGGTGCTGAACGCCGAGACGCCCGAGATCGACGTGAACCCGGAGACCTACGAAGTGAGGGTGAACGGCGAGATCATGACCTGCGAGCCGCTGGACGAGTTGCCGCTGGCGCAGCGGTATTTCCTGTTTTGA
- a CDS encoding quinate 5-dehydrogenase, whose protein sequence is MSDLLSAWRPAPAGFKHVVSVSLGGSKRDAREEVNLLGQPFVLERLGTDGDVGKAAALFQQLDGRVDAFGLGGADLSVIADGRRYTFSNVRKLVSHAKITPVLDGSGLKNTLERDAIAQLDPLLGWRTRRVLMVSAVDRFGMAEALAEHGADVVYGDLVFGLNVNLPLRSISSLRRVARLALPALTKLPQDWFYPTGERQNSSVEGQGTRLYAWADVVAGDTHYAKRYAPRDLSGKTILTQTITEADRVWMRERGVARLITTTPRIGSRNFATNVLEAFFVALSGRREALTEAEYLRYVREVGFRPEISELRD, encoded by the coding sequence ATGTCCGATCTTCTGAGCGCCTGGCGTCCGGCCCCGGCGGGATTCAAGCACGTGGTCAGCGTGTCGCTGGGGGGAAGCAAGCGGGACGCCCGCGAGGAGGTCAATCTGCTCGGTCAGCCGTTTGTGCTCGAACGCCTCGGCACGGACGGGGACGTGGGGAAGGCGGCGGCGCTCTTCCAGCAACTCGACGGGCGGGTGGACGCCTTCGGGCTGGGGGGGGCGGACCTCTCCGTGATCGCGGACGGGAGGCGCTACACCTTCTCCAATGTCCGCAAGCTCGTCTCGCACGCCAAGATCACGCCCGTCCTCGACGGCAGCGGCCTGAAAAACACGCTGGAGCGCGACGCCATCGCGCAACTCGATCCCCTCCTGGGCTGGCGCACGCGGCGGGTGCTGATGGTCTCGGCGGTGGACCGCTTCGGGATGGCGGAGGCGCTGGCGGAGCACGGGGCGGACGTGGTGTACGGCGACCTCGTGTTCGGGTTGAATGTGAACTTGCCGCTGCGGTCCATCTCGTCGCTGCGGCGGGTGGCGCGGCTGGCCCTGCCCGCCCTCACGAAGCTGCCGCAGGACTGGTTCTACCCCACGGGCGAGCGGCAGAACAGCAGCGTGGAGGGCCAGGGCACCCGCCTCTACGCCTGGGCCGATGTCGTGGCGGGCGACACCCACTACGCCAAACGCTACGCGCCGCGCGACCTCTCGGGCAAGACCATCCTCACCCAGACGATCACCGAGGCCGACCGCGTGTGGATGCGTGAGCGCGGCGTCGCCCGCCTCATCACCACCACGCCCCGCATCGGCAGCCGCAACTTCGCCACCAACGTGCTGGAGGCGTTCTTCGTGGCCCTGAGTGGTCGGCGCGAGGCGTTGACGGAGGCCGAGTACCTGCGCTACGTCCGCGAGGTCGGGTTCAGGCCGGAGATCAGCGAGTTGCGGGACTGA
- a CDS encoding Glu/Leu/Phe/Val family dehydrogenase — MTATQDPHSQTTPPSKLGGHAIPSYLDPNNIGPYEIYLEQVERVTPYLGKLAYWVETLKRPKRILVVDVPIHLDDGTVAHFEGYRVQHNTSRGPAKGGVRFHQDVTLSEVMALSAWMTIKNAAVNLPYGGGKGGIRIDPRKYSTGELERLTRRYTTEIGLVIGPDKDIPAPDVNTNPQTMAWMMDTYSMNVGRTATGVVTGKPVSLGGSLGRSDATGRGVFVTGAEALAKLGLPLEGARIAVQGFGNVGNAAARIFHDAGAKVVAIQDVTGTVYSEGGINPYTAAAHLSRTGKITDLPDTEELTREEFWGVDCDVLIPAALEKQITEENAGRIKARLIVEGANGPTTPAADDLLGERGVTVVPDVLANAGGVTVSYFEWVQDFSSFFWTEDEINARLDRIMREAFLGLWDVKERHGVTLRTAAYIVACTRVLEARALRGLYP, encoded by the coding sequence ATGACCGCCACCCAGGACCCCCACTCCCAAACCACCCCACCCTCGAAGCTCGGCGGGCACGCCATCCCGAGTTACCTCGATCCCAACAACATCGGCCCCTACGAGATTTATCTGGAGCAGGTGGAGCGGGTCACGCCGTACCTCGGCAAGCTCGCCTACTGGGTCGAGACCCTCAAGCGGCCCAAGCGTATTCTCGTGGTGGACGTGCCCATCCACCTCGACGACGGGACCGTGGCTCACTTCGAGGGCTACCGGGTCCAGCACAACACCTCGCGCGGCCCGGCGAAGGGGGGCGTGCGCTTTCACCAGGACGTGACGCTCAGTGAGGTGATGGCGCTCTCCGCGTGGATGACGATCAAGAACGCCGCCGTCAACCTGCCCTACGGCGGGGGCAAGGGCGGCATCCGCATCGACCCGCGCAAGTATTCGACGGGCGAGCTGGAGCGGCTGACCCGGCGTTACACGACCGAGATCGGGCTGGTCATCGGGCCGGACAAGGACATCCCCGCGCCCGACGTGAACACCAACCCGCAGACGATGGCGTGGATGATGGACACCTACTCCATGAACGTGGGCCGCACGGCGACGGGCGTGGTGACGGGCAAACCCGTGTCCCTCGGCGGCTCGCTCGGGCGTAGCGACGCCACCGGGCGCGGCGTGTTCGTGACAGGAGCGGAGGCCCTCGCCAAGCTGGGGCTGCCGCTGGAGGGTGCCCGAATCGCCGTGCAGGGCTTCGGCAACGTGGGCAACGCCGCCGCACGCATCTTCCACGACGCGGGAGCGAAGGTCGTCGCCATTCAGGACGTGACGGGCACGGTGTACAGCGAGGGCGGAATCAACCCGTACACCGCCGCCGCCCACCTGTCGCGCACGGGCAAGATCACCGACCTGCCGGACACCGAGGAGCTGACGCGCGAGGAGTTCTGGGGGGTGGACTGCGACGTTCTGATCCCCGCCGCGCTGGAAAAGCAGATCACGGAGGAGAACGCGGGCCGGATCAAGGCCCGGCTCATCGTGGAGGGTGCCAACGGCCCGACCACCCCCGCCGCCGACGACCTCCTGGGGGAACGCGGCGTGACCGTCGTGCCCGACGTGCTCGCCAACGCGGGCGGCGTGACGGTCTCGTACTTCGAGTGGGTGCAGGACTTCTCGTCGTTCTTCTGGACGGAAGACGAGATCAACGCCCGGCTCGACCGCATCATGCGCGAGGCGTTCCTGGGCCTGTGGGACGTGAAGGAGCGCCACGGCGTCACCCTGCGGACGGCGGCCTACATCGTGGCGTGTACGCGGGTGCTGGAGGCGCGGGCTTTGCGGGGGCTGTACCCGTAA
- a CDS encoding HD domain-containing phosphohydrolase encodes MTAPFTPRITDLTPGPDARTSAAQAVLTLTRVALAAPDLLAGISPTLEHLVGATAAVGAAYLEWDGKGSYRVRAAWGEVPPRLSAPQGLGADTPLLRALAESARPLLYDGTGGAEVLPGLGVTSLAATPVRVGDGPLLGALVMYTGEAHVWDSEEAALLSMVSGTLAPLTARLVAEEQTQAAREAALRALGQMLEAWDGESHGHTDRAAHLATRLAERLDLPPARRQALRWGAYLHDLGKVTLLGAELPRLEGPGEGDGLAHLLGLLPPAARSVLTDRFEHWGGGGYPSGKAGTGISLEARLFALCDTYDALTHPRPCDVAWEPEEALAELRARAGREFDPELVALLARVVAETGAAEVVAK; translated from the coding sequence GTGACTGCGCCCTTCACCCCCCGGATCACGGACCTCACCCCTGGGCCGGACGCGCGGACCTCCGCCGCGCAGGCCGTGCTGACGCTCACCCGCGTCGCGCTGGCCGCGCCGGACCTCCTCGCGGGCATCAGCCCGACGCTCGAACACCTCGTCGGGGCCACGGCGGCGGTGGGGGCCGCCTACCTCGAATGGGACGGGAAGGGCAGCTACCGCGTGCGCGCGGCGTGGGGCGAGGTGCCCCCGAGGCTGAGCGCCCCGCAGGGCCTGGGAGCCGACACGCCCCTCCTGCGTGCCCTGGCGGAGAGCGCCCGACCCCTCCTCTACGACGGCACTGGGGGGGCAGAGGTCCTGCCCGGCCTCGGTGTGACCAGTCTGGCGGCGACGCCCGTCCGGGTGGGGGACGGACCGCTACTCGGCGCGCTCGTGATGTACACCGGGGAGGCCCACGTCTGGGACTCCGAGGAGGCCGCGCTCCTGAGCATGGTGTCGGGCACGCTCGCGCCGCTGACGGCCCGCCTCGTCGCCGAGGAGCAGACGCAGGCAGCCCGCGAGGCGGCGCTAAGGGCGCTGGGGCAGATGCTGGAGGCCTGGGACGGCGAGTCGCACGGCCACACTGACCGGGCCGCCCACCTCGCCACCCGCCTCGCCGAGCGACTGGACCTCCCCCCGGCCCGGCGTCAGGCCCTGCGCTGGGGCGCGTACCTGCACGACCTCGGCAAAGTCACCCTGCTGGGCGCGGAGTTGCCCCGGCTGGAAGGCCCCGGCGAGGGCGACGGGTTAGCCCACCTCCTCGGCCTCCTGCCCCCGGCGGCCCGGTCGGTCCTCACCGACCGCTTCGAGCACTGGGGCGGCGGCGGCTACCCCTCGGGCAAGGCGGGGACGGGGATCAGCCTGGAGGCCCGCCTCTTCGCCCTGTGCGACACCTACGACGCCCTGACTCACCCGCGCCCCTGCGACGTGGCCTGGGAGCCGGAGGAGGCCCTCGCCGAGTTGCGCGCCCGCGCGGGCCGGGAGTTCGACCCGGAGCTGGTGGCCCTGCTCGCGCGGGTGGTGGCGGAGACTGGGGCGGCGGAGGTCGTTGCGAAGTAA
- a CDS encoding CAP domain-containing protein encodes MPLLSRSLLLGALLTLAACGSTPTTTATSDDVLAATETLDSLASAGTLTVGQTRQLSVTVNGAAPSAGQVTWTSSNTTVATVSSTGLVTARAAGSATLRAALTARPSSYVDFSLTVTAATTPTTPTTPTTPSAFAQRVLDLTNAARAQARTCGTASYPAVAALTSNAQLAQAAQGHASDMAARNYFSHTSQDGRTLSQRVTATGYAWRAIAENIAAGQTTPESVVAGWLTSEGHCRNIMSASYKELGVGYATGGSYGHYWVQNFGSR; translated from the coding sequence ATGCCTCTCCTGAGCCGTTCCCTCCTCCTCGGTGCCCTGCTGACCCTCGCCGCCTGCGGTTCCACACCGACCACGACGGCGACGAGCGACGACGTTCTAGCGGCGACAGAGACGCTGGATTCTCTTGCCAGCGCCGGAACGCTGACGGTCGGGCAGACGCGGCAGCTCAGCGTCACGGTGAATGGGGCAGCGCCGAGCGCCGGGCAGGTCACGTGGACGAGCAGCAACACCACGGTGGCGACGGTCAGCTCCACGGGCCTCGTGACGGCAAGGGCGGCAGGGAGCGCCACCCTCCGCGCCGCGCTGACGGCCCGGCCCAGCTCGTACGTCGACTTCTCGCTGACGGTCACGGCGGCGACCACGCCCACGACGCCCACGACGCCCACGACGCCAAGTGCCTTCGCCCAGCGCGTCCTCGACCTCACGAACGCGGCCCGCGCGCAGGCCCGCACCTGCGGCACCGCGAGCTACCCCGCCGTGGCCGCGCTGACCTCCAACGCCCAGCTCGCGCAGGCGGCGCAGGGCCACGCCTCGGACATGGCCGCCAGGAACTACTTCAGCCACACCAGCCAGGATGGCCGCACGTTGAGCCAGCGCGTCACCGCCACGGGCTACGCCTGGCGGGCCATCGCCGAGAACATCGCCGCCGGGCAGACCACCCCGGAGTCGGTCGTGGCCGGGTGGCTGACGAGCGAGGGCCACTGCCGCAACATCATGAGCGCGAGCTACAAGGAACTCGGCGTCGGCTACGCGACGGGCGGCTCCTACGGGCATTACTGGGTCCAGAACTTCGGATCGCGTTAG
- a CDS encoding hydrogenase maturation nickel metallochaperone HypA/HybF, which yields MHEMSVALALIDVACEVLREHGAARASSLTVRVGQWSSVVPEALQAAFPASSAGTPLAGARLHIEPVPGVGECPKHGPVHLDLTLGLRCPLCGAPTPTLLQGDELELDALEVE from the coding sequence ATGCACGAGATGTCGGTGGCCCTCGCCCTCATCGACGTGGCCTGCGAGGTGCTGCGGGAGCATGGGGCAGCGCGGGCCTCATCCCTCACCGTACGGGTCGGGCAGTGGTCGAGTGTGGTGCCGGAGGCATTGCAGGCGGCTTTCCCGGCGAGCAGCGCGGGGACGCCGTTAGCGGGGGCGCGGCTGCACATCGAACCCGTGCCGGGCGTGGGCGAATGTCCCAAGCACGGCCCGGTCCACCTCGACCTCACGCTCGGCCTGCGCTGTCCCCTCTGCGGTGCCCCGACGCCGACGCTGCTTCAGGGCGACGAACTGGAGTTGGACGCGCTGGAGGTGGAGTGA
- a CDS encoding MFS transporter codes for MNPPFVRDRATWTVYLMLGYYGFVLNALGPLLPLLRRDLGLTYAQASLHTSAFAVGLLVASVTADGLGRRFGAGAVLWGGVAGMGAGGVLLAAAPSFPVSLLGALVMGTLGSLALVQISAVLARRHGEGRGRAFAEANAVSSVCGVLAPLALGGAVAAGLGWPVVLWVAAAVPGLLALGFARVRFGRPAHPSTGPESDPGRALPSRYWRYWGVMVLGVAVEFGVGFWAADFLTTAGGLDRATAVTAVSAFLLAMLLGRASGGFLLSRFPAGRVVAVSLAVALVGFLAYWQFGSLPARLLGLFVTGLGVANLYPALLALAVSTAPGREDVASARAALASGLAMLLAPFALGALADASSLLLAQSVIPTLLVLAGAALWWAERGSEAATLARPSS; via the coding sequence GTGAATCCGCCCTTCGTGCGCGACCGGGCCACCTGGACCGTCTACCTGATGCTGGGGTACTACGGCTTCGTGCTGAACGCCCTGGGGCCGCTGCTGCCCCTGTTGCGCCGGGACCTGGGGCTGACCTACGCACAGGCCAGCCTGCACACCAGCGCCTTCGCGGTGGGCCTGCTCGTCGCCAGCGTGACCGCCGACGGGCTGGGGCGGCGCTTCGGGGCCGGGGCCGTGCTGTGGGGCGGGGTCGCCGGGATGGGGGCGGGCGGAGTGCTGCTCGCCGCCGCGCCGAGCTTCCCGGTGAGCCTGCTGGGGGCGCTGGTGATGGGCACGCTGGGTTCGCTGGCGCTGGTGCAGATTTCGGCGGTCCTGGCCCGGCGACACGGCGAGGGGCGGGGGCGGGCGTTCGCGGAGGCCAACGCGGTGTCGAGCGTATGCGGCGTCCTCGCCCCCCTCGCCCTCGGCGGGGCCGTGGCCGCCGGGCTGGGCTGGCCGGTCGTGTTGTGGGTCGCGGCGGCGGTGCCGGGGCTGCTCGCCCTCGGCTTCGCGCGGGTGCGGTTCGGTCGCCCCGCCCACCCCAGCACCGGGCCGGAGTCCGACCCCGGCAGGGCGCTGCCGTCCCGGTACTGGCGCTACTGGGGCGTGATGGTGCTCGGGGTGGCGGTGGAGTTCGGCGTGGGGTTCTGGGCCGCCGACTTCCTCACCACCGCCGGGGGGCTGGACCGGGCGACGGCAGTCACCGCCGTGAGCGCCTTCCTGCTGGCGATGCTGCTGGGCCGGGCGTCGGGCGGCTTCCTCCTGTCCCGCTTCCCCGCCGGGCGGGTGGTGGCCGTCTCGCTGGCCGTCGCGCTCGTCGGCTTCCTGGCCTACTGGCAGTTCGGGAGCCTGCCTGCGCGCCTCCTGGGGCTGTTCGTCACGGGCCTGGGGGTGGCGAACCTCTACCCGGCCCTCCTCGCCCTCGCAGTGAGCACGGCACCGGGCCGTGAGGACGTGGCGAGCGCGCGGGCGGCGCTGGCCTCCGGCCTCGCCATGCTCCTCGCCCCCTTCGCCCTCGGTGCCCTGGCCGACGCCTCCTCCCTCCTCCTCGCCCAGAGCGTCATCCCCACGCTCCTCGTCCTCGCGGGTGCCGCCCTGTGGTGGGCCGAACGCGGGTCAGAGGCAGCCACGCTGGCACGTCCGTCCTCATGA
- a CDS encoding urease subunit beta: MIPGEVIVEEGEIMLNEGRPTRAVRVVNAADRPIQVGSHFHFFEVNRALRFDRAGAYGCRLDIPAGTAVRFEPGEEREVTLVPLGGERVVFGMNGLVDGPLDGEGVREAAMDRARERGFVNDESQGQP; this comes from the coding sequence GTGATTCCCGGCGAGGTCATCGTGGAGGAGGGCGAAATCATGCTGAACGAGGGGCGTCCCACGCGAGCGGTGCGGGTGGTGAACGCGGCGGACCGCCCCATCCAGGTGGGGAGTCACTTCCACTTCTTCGAGGTCAACCGGGCGCTGCGCTTCGACCGTGCGGGGGCCTACGGCTGCCGCCTCGACATTCCGGCGGGGACAGCGGTGCGCTTCGAGCCGGGTGAGGAGCGAGAGGTGACGCTCGTGCCGCTGGGCGGGGAGCGCGTCGTCTTCGGGATGAACGGGCTGGTGGACGGGCCGCTGGACGGGGAGGGAGTGCGGGAGGCGGCGATGGACCGTGCCCGCGAGCGCGGATTCGTGAACGATGAGTCGCAGGGTCAGCCGTGA
- a CDS encoding urease subunit gamma: MQLTERERDKLLIFTAAEVARRRRARGLKLNHPEAVALITAEVLEGIRDGQRVEALMSYGATILGRGDVMDGVPEMIHDIQVEGTFPDGTKLVTIHDPIR, from the coding sequence GTGCAACTGACCGAGCGAGAGCGTGACAAGCTGCTGATCTTCACCGCCGCCGAGGTCGCGCGGCGCAGGCGGGCGCGCGGGTTGAAGCTCAACCACCCGGAGGCCGTGGCCCTCATCACCGCCGAGGTGCTGGAGGGCATCCGCGACGGGCAGCGGGTGGAGGCGCTGATGAGTTATGGGGCGACCATCCTGGGCCGGGGCGACGTGATGGACGGCGTGCCCGAGATGATCCACGATATTCAGGTCGAGGGCACCTTCCCGGACGGCACAAAGCTCGTGACCATCCACGACCCCATCCGGTGA
- a CDS encoding VOC family protein — MPSPILDLAGLTLEVNHLPRGVRFYSQVLGLTLLHHDEEGGVAEFEVNASQTLTLWKPVTRRANDPALAPLRARGASHLHYAWQVRPEDLERGKAVLDEHGIGWTEIDLGTPERPDPTVYFFDPFGHGLELRGTDLSDERQPHFPPAPVARPPHALPVMGLREVALAFGDYAAMRERLPRAYGLAFAKEQPDRDFAQFTLGPAPEPDGNGTPRRWLYAWDPQVGLADMFGGDHALIRLYADVNAVLALVRAEGLPFVETGRGLAVRDPEGHVFEFVPPPGGAG; from the coding sequence ATGCCCTCGCCCATCCTCGACCTCGCGGGCCTCACGTTGGAGGTCAACCACCTGCCCCGTGGCGTCCGCTTCTACTCGCAGGTGCTCGGCCTGACTCTCCTTCACCACGACGAGGAGGGCGGCGTCGCGGAGTTCGAGGTCAACGCCTCGCAGACCCTCACCCTCTGGAAACCGGTCACGCGGCGGGCGAACGACCCCGCCCTCGCCCCCCTGCGCGCACGCGGGGCCTCGCACCTGCACTACGCCTGGCAGGTCCGGCCCGAGGACCTTGAGCGGGGCAAGGCAGTTCTGGATGAACACGGCATAGGCTGGACCGAGATCGACCTCGGCACCCCGGAGCGGCCCGACCCCACCGTGTACTTCTTCGACCCCTTCGGGCACGGGCTGGAACTGCGGGGCACCGACCTCTCGGACGAGCGGCAGCCCCACTTCCCCCCGGCCCCGGTCGCCCGCCCGCCCCACGCCCTGCCCGTGATGGGCCTGCGCGAGGTGGCGCTCGCCTTCGGGGACTACGCGGCGATGAGAGAGCGGCTGCCCCGCGCCTACGGCCTCGCGTTCGCCAAAGAGCAGCCGGACCGTGACTTCGCCCAGTTCACCCTCGGCCCCGCTCCCGAACCCGACGGCAACGGCACTCCCCGGCGCTGGCTGTACGCCTGGGACCCCCAGGTCGGCCTCGCGGACATGTTCGGCGGCGACCATGCCCTCATCCGCCTCTACGCCGACGTGAACGCCGTCCTCGCCCTCGTCCGCGCCGAGGGGCTGCCCTTCGTGGAGACGGGGCGCGGGCTGGCCGTGCGCGACCCCGAGGGGCACGTCTTCGAGTTCGTGCCGCCGCCGGGTGGGGCCGGGTGA